The Verrucomicrobium spinosum DSM 4136 = JCM 18804 DNA segment ATCCGTCGGACGCGTCATTTTGATGAAGGGCTGCGGGGCGCTGGTCTCCTCATAGGTGGAGCCTTTGACCTTCACACTGTGATGCCAGAGCGCTCCGGTGCCCCAGTCAGCAGTGAAAGGTGCATTGTTCCATTTGCCAAAGCCGGGCTCGTCGATGTACACCGCACCGCAACCGGAGCCGCCGCCGTAGTCAGCCAGGGGCGTGATGGCTTCGTCTGCGAAGTTCTTGTAAAGGCGGGGATAGCCGTGGTTCTCAAGACCGGTGAAGTGATGGAAGCGCACGTTCCAGCCGCCGCCGTCGTTCGTATTGTCACGGGCAAAGATGTCCATGGTGGGGCTTACGGCCACTTCCAGGATGTTCCGGGTGCCAGTGGAGTAGATCTCCAGGCCAGTACCATCGGGGCGCACGCGAATGACGCCACCGCCACGATGCTGCACCTTGCGGCCATCCGTGCCTTCCGCTTGCATGAAGCCGAAGTCACCGCCAGCGATGTAGAGCCAGCCGTCCACACCCAGGCTCAGGCCGTTGGTGGTGTGGTCGGCGGGGCGGTCTTTGAAGCCAAATGCGAGGTCTTTGACGAGGATCTTCTGCTCATCAGAAACACCGTCGCCATCCTTGTCGATGAAGACAGAGAGGTGCGGTGGGTGCACGAGATAGAGGCGGTCGTGATCCCAAACCAAACCGCGGGGGGAGTCCACGTCTTTGACGAACTCCTTCACTTCATCGGCACGTCCGTCGCCATCCACATCCTTGAGGCGAATGATTCGACCCCGCTTTGGGCTTCGGCCCAGAGATCCGTTGCCATCACTTGAGACATAAAGGGTGCCGTCTGGAGCGGCGGCAACATAGACAGGGTAGTTGACGGCGGGAGGGGTGGCGAAAACTGTTGCCTCGAACCCATCTGGAACTTTCACGTCCTTGAGCACTTCGGCTTCCTGCTCGGCGGTGAGTTTGACGATCTTGGGGGTGATGTCATCTTCATTGGAGGTCTCATCGGCCTTCTTGCCTCCATCTTTTTTCTCCACCGCATTTTCCTTGGCGGTGCCTTTGGCCGCGATGGACTTGATGCCGTCACCCGTGACGGAGATTTCGCGGACGCTCACCCAGCCGGTGCCGGGCGTGCCGCCCACGGTCAGTTTCAGGTACTTCGCATCTTTGGCGGTGAAGCTGTGCGTGGTATCTCCACCCTTGGGGGAGTTGGTCGTGTCGGCCACCACCGTCCACTTTTTGCCATCGGTGGAGGTCTCAAGTTTGTGTGGGTAGATGGGGGCGTTGCTTTCCCAGACGATTTTTGCGCCGGTCAGCGACTGGGGCTTGTCGAACTCAAGCTGCAGCCACTGCGGTCTTCCTCCGCCATTGGCGCACCACCGGCTATCTTTGCTGCCGTCCACGGCTTTCCACGCATAGTTGGCGTTGCCTGATTCCTCGCTCGAGGCGGTAGCCTTCACGGGAGTGGCGTCCCCGGCAGATACAGGCGGAGCCTGAGGCACCGCAGCCGACTGGCTTTTAGCTTTGCCTTCCGTTTTGGCGTTGGCCTTGACGAAAGTCACCTTGTTTTCTCCGGTGAAGGGGATCAGGTAGGCAGGATCAAGCTTGCCGCAGGCCCAGAGGATGCCGCGGGTGAGGAGATCCAGATAGCGGGCGTCGGCGACGGTGTCGTTGTTGTGGCCAATGGTGGTGCTGAAGCTTCTGGCACCAGCCTTCTCATTGGTCCAGGCCACGATGTACTCAACATCCTTCACGCTGCCGTCCTTTTGCTTGATGGACTGTTTGCCCATCGCCAGGGGGTGAGCGTCGAAGATGTTGACGTTATTATAGAGCTCTTCCTTGATCGTCGTCCAGTCCTGGAGTGGCTTGGTGATCGGGTGCGCAGAGTCCACGTACCGGATCGCGATGGGTTCCTGCGGGCCATGGCCGGTGGACTGCAAGCCCAGGTGTTTGAACCAGGCGTCCGATCCCGTGCGGAAGCTGTGCATGGCGCAGTGGAGGTGCACGGAAGGGATGGTCTTGTGCGCGTCCAGGATGCGCTGGAGCACGGCGGGATCCTTCTCTCCGGCTGCGCACTCATCGTGGATGATGATGTCGTAGCCCTTGGCCCAATCTGGGCTGGCATACAACGGCAGAGGCGGGGCGGTTCCCTTGTCATCAGTCCAGATCACATCGACCTGGACGTTTGCGCGCGACTGGATGCCCTTGCTCAGGATCTCCTGTTGCTTGGCGTAGTCATGGCAGCAGCCCCCTGCAATCAGGAGGGCCTTCAGGGGCTTGGGTTTGGCATCGCCCGACTGCGCGGGCAGCATGTGGTAGGAGCTGACCGCAGCCAGCGCGAGAGGTATCAGGAACAGTAGGCGTCGCATAAAAAGCGGAGAATGGGACAGAAAAGTACGGTTGTGAATGTCGGATTTTGCTGGTCTTGCCATCTTTACCGTGAATTTGGCAAAACCAGACGCGTGCTTGTAACCTTTGGTCGCGAAAAAGGGCGATCTGGAGTGAATGACGCTGTCAGAGGAAGTGGGACCTGCATCAGAGACAGGAGATCTTTCCTGCCGGGGGATTGCTGTTTGATCCTGAGAAGGTTGAGCGAATCGGCAAGTGGGAGTACCAAGGGTGCTCGACGTTTTTTGCTTTTTTGCCCAGTCCTGATTGCCGATGCCATTCCCTCCGGTCGCTGATTCTGCTCTGCCTTCGCGCTGTGCTCGTTGTGGCACGCCGGAGGTGCAGTGGGAAGAGATGACCTTTTGCCCGAGGTGCATCCGGGAGTTTTCCGGGTCAGACCGGTTGGGGAAAGTCGGCCCCTATTCACTCGAGACCCTGCTTGGACAGGGGGGCATGGGCTATGTCTATCTTGCCTGCCATGAGAGCACGGGAAGGGCGGTGGCGCTGAAAACACCCCGGCTGGAAGGGCGGGATCGCGAGTTGTTCTACCGGCGCTTCCTCCAGGAGGCGAAGGCACTGTCCGCCCTGGATCACCCCGGCATCCTGCCGATCTACGAGGTGGGGGAGGAGAATGGCGAGCCGTGGTTTGCCATGAAGCTTGCGGAGAGTGGCACCCTGGCAGATCTGATGGCCAGCGGGAAGGGGCGGCTTGATCAGCGGGAGGCCTCCTCCATGCTGGCGGACATAGCCAATGCCGTGCAGTACGCGCATGACCGGGGTGTTCTGCACCGGGATCTCAAGCCCCACAACATCCTTCTGGATGAGCGCGGGCAGGCCATGGTGGGAGACTTTGGGCTGGCCCGTTGGGAGGGGCAGGAATCAACGATGAGCGTAACTCTGCTTGCCCTGGGGACGCCAGAGTACGCCGCCCCTGAGCTCGCTCTTGGCCGGGCTCCTTCAGCAGCGGCGGATATCTACTCTCTTGGCGCGGTCTTTTACCACACGCTGGCAGGGCATCCTCCCTATCGAGGTGCCAACCCGGCAGGCACACTCACGTTGGCGGTGGAAGGCCGGGTGGAACCCTTGACCCAGCACGGGATCGCTGAAGATCTGTGGCAGGTCTGTCGCAAGTGTCTGGAGCCAGATCCCACAGACCGCTACAACACGGCGAGCGAGCTGGAATTGGACCTCCGCTCGTGGCTCGCGGGGGCGGCGGTCAGCGTGCGGCGACTCTCGCCCACCGAAAAACTAAGGCGGGTGGTACGGCGCAATCCCATGGTGACCGCGCTCTCTCTGACCACTGCGCTGGCTCTCGTGCTGGCCCTGGCGGCGGTGGTGGTGGCAGATCGTCGGGTGCTTGGCTACGAACGGGAACGCGGCCAGATGGCGGGACGACTGGCTGAGGAGAGGTTGCATACCGCCCGCCTCGCTCAGGTGGAGTTATTGCTGTCGAGTCGTCGGGCGGGGCAGCGTACCCGGGCGCTGGAGATCGTGAGAGAATCGTGGCACCGCAAACCCGAGCCTGGGTTGCGGGAACTGGCGGTGCGTGCTCTTGCGCTCGGAGACTTTGTTCAACGGGAGGGGCCCACTGTCCTGCCGAGGCGGTTCAGCCTCCCACCGGGCACCACGGAGGCGATGTCACGGAGCAGCCAGCGCCGGGCCAGACTTCTGCCCTCTGATGACGACGGAGACATGGTGCAAATCGTGAGTCCCGCTGGGAATGAGGAAACCGTGCTCAAGCTCGATGGAAAACTGATGGCAATGGCATGGAATGCAGAGGGGGATCAACTCGTGCTCGCCTGCACTGCCATGCGCACCTATCGCTGGAGGGCGGGGACAAAAGAGATGGAAAACCGCCTCCGGCCCCGAGACAGTGCGACGATCGGATTCGTCTGGCACCCTGGAGGCAGGCACATTGCATGTGTGGCGGCGGATGGGGTGTTGTGGATCTGGGATCTGGATCGTGCGGATGAGGTGATCGCCGAGTCTCTGGGCGCGGTGGTGGACCCGTTGCCTGAATGGAAAAATGAGGGGCGAGAACTCGCGTGGCAGGATGCCAATGGCACGCGCCGGCAGATGGTGGTGGTCCTCCCCACAGGCGTGCGCATCTTGCGGCGTCAGAGTGACGGGCTGCGGAGGGAGAATTTCTCCACCATAGCGGTCGATGCCCGGCGGGAGCAGGTGCTGTGGTCCACGGCAAATGGCATCCAGATATGGGAGCCTGTGGTGGGGAGGCAACGGCAAGTGGCCCTCAAGAGCGGGCGCGAATGGATGGGCGTGCGCTTCACCGGGGCTGGTATTCAGACCTGTGGATGGAACTCAGGCTTGCGCGGTCTGACGGATGCGCAGCTTGCGAGCGGCGAAGTTTTGCCGGATCGGCCCGGGGTGTCGCCGTATGTTGGGGCCGTGCTCATGGGCGGCTCCGGAAACGGCTGGCTGGCCCTGTTGCAGGGGCCGCTGCAGCGCTTTGTCGTGGTGAAACCCGGAGTCAAAGGGGCCCGCACCCTGCCTCATCCGCTGCCATACTCTGTCACCTTGAATCATGATGGCAGCCGTGCAGCCACGAGTAGTTTTCAAAATCCCGGCGTCTTGATCTGGGATCTCTCCGGCCCCGGCATGAGCGCGCGCCAGGGACGGGAGCTGGCCGAGGTGGAGCCTGCCGCCTCCCTGGCGTTTTCACCAGATGGAGGGCGCCTGCTTACTGTGAGCAATCATCGGGGTGCGGTATGGGATGTGACTTCAGGGGCGCTTCTCGCCAACCTCGGGGCCGGCGAATCTTTCAGCTTCGGGGCATGGCTGCCAGATGGTCGCACCGTGTTGGTGCAGAATGGGCGTGGCTCGCAACTCTA contains these protein-coding regions:
- a CDS encoding DUF7133 domain-containing protein; translated protein: MRRLLFLIPLALAAVSSYHMLPAQSGDAKPKPLKALLIAGGCCHDYAKQQEILSKGIQSRANVQVDVIWTDDKGTAPPLPLYASPDWAKGYDIIIHDECAAGEKDPAVLQRILDAHKTIPSVHLHCAMHSFRTGSDAWFKHLGLQSTGHGPQEPIAIRYVDSAHPITKPLQDWTTIKEELYNNVNIFDAHPLAMGKQSIKQKDGSVKDVEYIVAWTNEKAGARSFSTTIGHNNDTVADARYLDLLTRGILWACGKLDPAYLIPFTGENKVTFVKANAKTEGKAKSQSAAVPQAPPVSAGDATPVKATASSEESGNANYAWKAVDGSKDSRWCANGGGRPQWLQLEFDKPQSLTGAKIVWESNAPIYPHKLETSTDGKKWTVVADTTNSPKGGDTTHSFTAKDAKYLKLTVGGTPGTGWVSVREISVTGDGIKSIAAKGTAKENAVEKKDGGKKADETSNEDDITPKIVKLTAEQEAEVLKDVKVPDGFEATVFATPPAVNYPVYVAAAPDGTLYVSSDGNGSLGRSPKRGRIIRLKDVDGDGRADEVKEFVKDVDSPRGLVWDHDRLYLVHPPHLSVFIDKDGDGVSDEQKILVKDLAFGFKDRPADHTTNGLSLGVDGWLYIAGGDFGFMQAEGTDGRKVQHRGGGVIRVRPDGTGLEIYSTGTRNILEVAVSPTMDIFARDNTNDGGGWNVRFHHFTGLENHGYPRLYKNFADEAITPLADYGGGSGCGAVYIDEPGFGKWNNAPFTADWGTGALWHHSVKVKGSTYEETSAPQPFIKMTRPTDADVDANSNVYCASWKGATFNWAGPNVGYVVRVKPKDFKAAPLLNYAKASNSELVKELSSPSYRRRIEAERELVRRKATKEVAVDLAGIFRNKDLSPAARIAAIYTMRLGAKQPSDFVVSLASPETEADWQVVANAYRAELHETSVPFGTVNIAASTKTSSIYEDPRLTVQMARTLLALSDQAPRGPLNIARFLNAKQDDYARHVAIRALGMSGASKDLFGIIDANPTDSAVEKVIDDTARISALRALAMIHKPEVVNGLITRVEKSNDPALRKGILSALARLHFTEGEWKGDSWGTRPDTRGPYYQPEAWGESQKIATALKSVLAKASSEDAAYLVSELNRNRIQFNEALDRIVTLAAKDKKLLPDAVGQLANADTIPAAGIPLLISAASSNPPISAGVLSQAIAALTKTDSADGVRASLAGLVALNAIKGVGKEQETARNAFLTSAKLENHHQLLEVEAEKVGTPTALWADAALLNLSSRKTGSPESRELSGKALDHGWENTQRRVQILNAVTLLKHNPYADKVLAALDDSDKAVAAAASTAAKTMKLEKKTKETGPLISTLQPAEVIAQVLKTKGDAELGEQLFTRQTCVACHTTREDEAQKGPYLGNIAQTYKREELATAILDPNKTIAQGFATEMFALKDGTQQLGFVTLESADQVKIRTITAQEFTYKVKDIAKREKLPMSMMPPGLVMNLTVKEFASLLDYLQALSKK
- a CDS encoding WD40 repeat domain-containing serine/threonine protein kinase, whose protein sequence is MPFPPVADSALPSRCARCGTPEVQWEEMTFCPRCIREFSGSDRLGKVGPYSLETLLGQGGMGYVYLACHESTGRAVALKTPRLEGRDRELFYRRFLQEAKALSALDHPGILPIYEVGEENGEPWFAMKLAESGTLADLMASGKGRLDQREASSMLADIANAVQYAHDRGVLHRDLKPHNILLDERGQAMVGDFGLARWEGQESTMSVTLLALGTPEYAAPELALGRAPSAAADIYSLGAVFYHTLAGHPPYRGANPAGTLTLAVEGRVEPLTQHGIAEDLWQVCRKCLEPDPTDRYNTASELELDLRSWLAGAAVSVRRLSPTEKLRRVVRRNPMVTALSLTTALALVLALAAVVVADRRVLGYERERGQMAGRLAEERLHTARLAQVELLLSSRRAGQRTRALEIVRESWHRKPEPGLRELAVRALALGDFVQREGPTVLPRRFSLPPGTTEAMSRSSQRRARLLPSDDDGDMVQIVSPAGNEETVLKLDGKLMAMAWNAEGDQLVLACTAMRTYRWRAGTKEMENRLRPRDSATIGFVWHPGGRHIACVAADGVLWIWDLDRADEVIAESLGAVVDPLPEWKNEGRELAWQDANGTRRQMVVVLPTGVRILRRQSDGLRRENFSTIAVDARREQVLWSTANGIQIWEPVVGRQRQVALKSGREWMGVRFTGAGIQTCGWNSGLRGLTDAQLASGEVLPDRPGVSPYVGAVLMGGSGNGWLALLQGPLQRFVVVKPGVKGARTLPHPLPYSVTLNHDGSRAATSSFQNPGVLIWDLSGPGMSARQGRELAEVEPAASLAFSPDGGRLLTVSNHRGAVWDVTSGALLANLGAGESFSFGAWLPDGRTVLVQNGRGSQLYSAEGGELQARLPHPAPLAGDEHVALAVDVRENWIAEQLEDSSVILWDWDEVQRELTQLGMWE